In one Desulfovibrio oxyclinae DSM 11498 genomic region, the following are encoded:
- the pdxA gene encoding 4-hydroxythreonine-4-phosphate dehydrogenase PdxA, producing MDEKTLCITLGDPCGLGPELVVRYFADPREGKYLLIGPVAALERELERAGSPSFFTKINDPDELDGLPGGVYIFEPPELSRLGFPAGCQTVEGGLAAGVSLEKAVELLRNGTVHGLTTCPLNKAMLQQAGFEFPGHTEFLAERLGVGREGVCMHLCGENEDGSNALRVSLVTTHPPLSEVPRLVTRERIRHCLNLTADFLKRLGKSGTIGVCGLNPHAGESGRIGHEDQDTVEPAVVEARRAGIDCEGPIPADTLFHFAAAGRHHAVLAMYHDQGLAPLKLLHFGKAVNVTLGLPYPRTSPDHGTGYDLCGTGTACVHSFAKAVELARKMMA from the coding sequence ATGGATGAAAAGACGCTCTGCATTACCCTTGGAGACCCCTGCGGCCTCGGCCCCGAGCTGGTGGTGCGGTATTTCGCCGACCCCCGTGAAGGGAAATACCTGCTCATCGGTCCGGTCGCAGCTCTAGAACGGGAGCTTGAGCGGGCTGGGAGTCCTTCGTTTTTCACCAAAATCAACGATCCCGATGAGCTGGATGGACTTCCTGGTGGAGTATATATTTTTGAACCGCCGGAGCTGTCGCGGCTGGGCTTCCCGGCAGGTTGCCAGACCGTGGAGGGCGGGCTTGCAGCTGGTGTGAGTCTTGAGAAGGCCGTGGAGTTGCTTCGCAATGGGACCGTACATGGCTTGACGACCTGCCCGCTGAACAAGGCCATGCTGCAACAGGCCGGGTTCGAATTTCCCGGCCATACAGAATTTCTTGCAGAACGGCTCGGCGTGGGGCGCGAGGGCGTGTGCATGCATCTGTGCGGAGAAAACGAAGACGGCTCCAATGCGCTGCGGGTCAGCCTCGTGACGACGCATCCACCCCTCTCCGAAGTACCGCGACTCGTGACCCGCGAGCGCATCCGGCATTGTCTGAATCTCACCGCCGATTTTCTGAAACGCCTCGGCAAGAGCGGAACCATCGGCGTCTGCGGTCTCAATCCGCACGCAGGGGAGTCAGGCCGCATCGGCCACGAAGATCAGGACACCGTCGAACCCGCTGTCGTCGAAGCAAGGCGCGCCGGAATCGACTGCGAAGGCCCTATCCCGGCGGACACGCTTTTCCATTTCGCCGCAGCCGGACGCCATCACGCCGTGCTCGCCATGTATCACGATCAGGGCCTTGCTCCGCTGAAGCTCCTGCACTTCGGCAAAGCGGTCAATGTAACGCTCGGCCTGCCGTATCCGCGCACCTCGCCCGATCACGGAACCGGTTACGACCTCTGCGGAACCGGAACCGCCTGCGTACACAGCTTCGCCAAGGCCGTGGAACTCGCCCGGAAGATGATGGCCTAG